A single window of Actinoallomurus bryophytorum DNA harbors:
- the nuoB gene encoding NADH-quinone oxidoreductase subunit NuoB: MGVVDLPEPRIGAASKLAPKPIKFVLNWGRRYSLWVFNFGLACCAIEFIATSMSRHDFIRLGVIPFAPGPRQADLMVVSGTVSDKMAPAVKRLYEQMPEPKYVISFGACSNCGGPYWDSYCVTKGVDQIIPVDVYVPGCPPRPEALLHGIIRLQEKIASESLGTRYDGPGESVSPAPEVKAKTPTPAIFRRPLVLPSMPEPEEIEAAGETTQSILVPGTETDAVRTHEFTGAAESPAEETVEVPAAEDAAAERTQLLPPAEEAVAEEARQVPPAEATPAEETQVLPSVGSAEIEETRSRAPAEEPPAAESSPEGTQELPPSDDVRREAAAFEETQEFLPGQEATREEPLPVEPPPAAERTRRDLPPAEEVRKAAETRQRQQRTRWRGERLKRFAEPPPVDAVDDPDIIPGLSDDD; the protein is encoded by the coding sequence ATGGGTGTCGTCGATCTACCGGAGCCCCGCATCGGGGCGGCGAGCAAGCTCGCCCCCAAGCCGATCAAGTTCGTGCTCAACTGGGGCCGGCGTTATTCCCTGTGGGTGTTCAACTTCGGCCTGGCCTGCTGTGCGATCGAGTTCATCGCGACCTCGATGTCGCGCCATGACTTCATCCGCCTCGGCGTGATCCCGTTCGCGCCCGGGCCCCGGCAGGCGGACCTGATGGTGGTCTCGGGCACGGTCAGCGACAAGATGGCACCGGCCGTGAAGCGGCTGTACGAGCAGATGCCCGAGCCGAAATACGTCATCTCCTTCGGCGCCTGCTCCAACTGCGGCGGCCCTTACTGGGACTCGTACTGCGTGACGAAGGGCGTCGACCAGATCATCCCGGTCGACGTGTACGTTCCCGGCTGCCCGCCACGCCCGGAGGCGCTGCTGCACGGCATCATCCGCCTGCAGGAGAAGATCGCCTCGGAGTCGCTGGGCACGCGTTACGACGGACCGGGCGAGTCGGTCTCGCCGGCGCCCGAGGTCAAGGCGAAGACGCCGACGCCGGCGATCTTCCGCCGGCCCCTGGTGCTGCCGTCGATGCCAGAGCCCGAGGAGATCGAGGCGGCCGGGGAGACCACGCAGAGCATTCTCGTTCCCGGCACCGAGACCGATGCGGTGCGTACGCATGAATTCACCGGCGCCGCGGAGAGCCCGGCGGAGGAGACGGTCGAGGTCCCGGCCGCCGAGGACGCGGCGGCCGAGAGGACACAGCTGCTCCCGCCCGCCGAAGAGGCGGTGGCCGAGGAGGCGCGGCAGGTTCCGCCCGCCGAGGCCACACCCGCCGAGGAGACTCAGGTACTTCCGTCCGTCGGAAGTGCGGAGATCGAGGAGACGCGGTCGCGGGCGCCCGCCGAGGAGCCCCCGGCGGCGGAGTCCTCGCCCGAGGGGACCCAGGAGCTCCCGCCGTCCGACGACGTACGGCGCGAGGCCGCGGCGTTCGAGGAGACGCAGGAGTTCCTCCCGGGCCAGGAGGCCACGCGCGAGGAACCCCTGCCCGTGGAGCCCCCGCCGGCCGCCGAGAGGACACGCCGGGACCTGCCGCCCGCCGAGGAGGTTCGCAAGGCCGCCGAGACGAGACAGCGGCAGCAGCGGACCCGATGGCGAGGCGAACGCCTGAAGCGCTTCGCCGAACCCCCTCCGGTCGACGCCGTCGACGACCCCGACATCATTCCGGGACTGAGCGATGACGATTGA
- a CDS encoding NADH-quinone oxidoreductase subunit C, giving the protein MTIELSVAWSRRFGDEVHSEDTFGTLTVDVPPTLWVESLTFARDELTCRYFDWLTAVDELEDGFSVVAHVYSLAESHHLLVRTRVPREDPRLASATGVYRGASWHERETHEMFGVLFDGHPSLTPLLLPDGFEGHPLRKEFVLAARVAKPWPGAKEPGESGRGAPSRRRMLPPGVPQNWGPAAQTDSAPSPRTERRRPTAPATPPEPAEPPVAPGSTGPESAGPSVPVETPAESTGPVEPVGPVAAASAEPPEPVEPNDATVRMKPVELAEPPTPVEPVESAGPDTAESAAPVEAAAPVEPSVATEPPEPVQPPKRPRRRRPSASARPVEPAVPETAVPESAVPETAVPETAVPETAVPEIAVPEIAVPEAAVPEAAVPEAAVPEAEVPEAAVPETTEPVEALTPAEPPEAVEPPTLPEPAGPDTAESAAPVESAEPDESVQTPKRPKRRRPSASAPPVESEPVESAVAETAEPVESAAPAEPSMTAEPDESVQTPKRPKRRRPSASARPVEPEVPVEPAVPETAEPVEASTPNAVEPEPEPEAVEAEAVAPDVAPEETPEPTEPPTLVEPVEPVEPPESVEPAESAGPDTAESAALAEAAASTEPPESVEPPEPPDPPEPAEPPRRRRRERGIVPEGGEDV; this is encoded by the coding sequence ATGACGATTGAGCTGTCCGTGGCGTGGTCGCGGCGGTTCGGCGACGAGGTGCACAGCGAGGACACCTTCGGCACGCTCACCGTCGACGTACCGCCCACGCTGTGGGTCGAGTCGCTGACCTTTGCCCGCGACGAGCTCACCTGCCGTTACTTCGACTGGCTGACCGCCGTGGACGAGCTGGAGGACGGATTCTCGGTGGTGGCGCACGTCTACTCGCTGGCCGAGAGCCACCATCTGCTCGTACGCACCCGGGTGCCGCGCGAGGACCCCCGCCTGGCCAGCGCGACCGGTGTCTACCGGGGCGCGAGCTGGCACGAACGGGAGACCCACGAGATGTTCGGCGTGCTCTTCGACGGCCACCCGAGCCTGACGCCGCTGCTGCTGCCGGACGGTTTCGAAGGACATCCGCTGCGCAAGGAGTTCGTGCTCGCCGCCCGGGTCGCCAAGCCATGGCCGGGCGCGAAGGAGCCCGGCGAGTCCGGACGCGGCGCACCCAGCCGCCGTCGCATGCTGCCGCCCGGCGTCCCCCAGAACTGGGGCCCGGCCGCCCAGACCGACTCGGCGCCCTCACCACGCACCGAACGCCGCCGGCCCACCGCACCCGCGACACCGCCCGAACCCGCCGAGCCGCCCGTAGCGCCCGGGTCCACCGGGCCGGAATCGGCCGGGCCGTCCGTGCCGGTCGAGACGCCTGCCGAGTCCACGGGCCCGGTCGAGCCCGTCGGACCCGTCGCTGCGGCGAGCGCCGAGCCGCCGGAGCCCGTCGAGCCGAACGATGCCACCGTGCGTATGAAGCCGGTCGAGCTAGCCGAGCCCCCCACACCGGTCGAACCGGTCGAGTCCGCCGGGCCGGACACGGCCGAATCGGCCGCGCCGGTGGAGGCCGCCGCGCCGGTGGAGCCGTCCGTGGCCACCGAGCCGCCTGAGCCGGTACAACCTCCCAAGCGCCCCAGGCGCCGCCGGCCCAGCGCGTCAGCACGGCCGGTCGAGCCCGCGGTGCCGGAGACGGCAGTGCCGGAGTCTGCGGTGCCGGAGACGGCAGTGCCGGAGACGGCAGTGCCGGAGACGGCAGTGCCGGAGATCGCGGTGCCGGAGATCGCGGTGCCGGAAGCCGCGGTGCCGGAGGCCGCGGTGCCGGAGGCCGCGGTGCCGGAGGCCGAGGTGCCGGAAGCCGCAGTGCCGGAGACCACGGAGCCGGTTGAGGCGTTGACGCCCGCAGAGCCACCTGAGGCCGTCGAACCTCCCACACTCCCCGAGCCGGCCGGGCCGGACACGGCCGAATCGGCCGCGCCGGTGGAGTCCGCCGAGCCGGATGAGTCGGTGCAAACTCCCAAGCGTCCTAAGCGCCGCAGGCCCAGCGCGTCCGCGCCGCCGGTCGAGTCCGAGCCGGTCGAGTCCGCAGTGGCCGAAACCGCGGAGCCGGTGGAGTCCGCCGCGCCGGCGGAGCCGTCCATGACCGCTGAGCCGGATGAGTCGGTGCAGACTCCCAAGCGTCCCAAGCGCCGTCGGCCCAGTGCGTCCGCGCGACCGGTCGAGCCCGAAGTGCCGGTCGAGCCCGCGGTGCCCGAAACGGCGGAGCCGGTGGAGGCATCGACTCCCAATGCCGTCGAGCCCGAGCCCGAGCCCGAGGCCGTCGAGGCCGAGGCCGTCGCGCCTGACGTCGCGCCTGAGGAGACGCCCGAGCCCACTGAGCCGCCCACACTTGTCGAGCCGGTCGAGCCGGTCGAGCCGCCCGAGTCGGTTGAGCCGGCCGAGTCCGCTGGCCCGGACACGGCCGAATCGGCCGCGCTGGCCGAGGCCGCCGCGTCCACGGAGCCGCCCGAGTCGGTCGAGCCCCCAGAACCGCCCGATCCCCCCGAGCCCGCCGAACCTCCCAGGCGCCGTCGGCGTGAGCGTGGCATCGTCCCCGAGGGCGGCGAGGATGTCTGA
- the nuoH gene encoding NADH-quinone oxidoreductase subunit NuoH: MSDLAIIAIKLLLVVVAFLVLPLIVGQAEHKVMAHMQGRLGPMYAGGFHGWAQLVADGVKFAQKEDIVPAAADRRIFTLAPGVALIPYLVVLIVIPVGPGGQVGVSLDPGLFFALAMIGVAVLGALMAGWASANKYSLLGGMRVAAQLLSYELPMVLAASSVAMAAGTLNLTKIVDHWEWWWLPWQAIGAVVFFIAGLAELRRPPFDMPVADSEIIFGPYTEYTGLRFAFFLLAEYAGIVVLSALTTVLFLGGWKGPGFDTELGWLWTLIKVMLLAFVVIWLRVSYPRMREDQLQKLAWAGLVPLALAQLVLTGVIKVATS, encoded by the coding sequence ATGTCTGACCTGGCGATAATCGCGATCAAACTCTTGCTGGTCGTGGTGGCGTTCCTCGTGCTGCCGCTGATCGTCGGGCAGGCCGAGCACAAGGTGATGGCGCACATGCAGGGCCGGCTCGGCCCGATGTACGCCGGCGGTTTCCACGGCTGGGCGCAACTCGTCGCGGACGGCGTGAAGTTCGCCCAGAAGGAGGACATCGTCCCGGCGGCCGCCGACCGGCGGATCTTCACCCTCGCACCAGGTGTGGCGCTGATCCCGTACCTGGTCGTCCTGATCGTGATCCCGGTGGGGCCGGGCGGTCAGGTGGGCGTCTCCCTCGACCCGGGCCTGTTCTTCGCCCTGGCCATGATCGGTGTCGCCGTGCTCGGCGCGCTCATGGCGGGCTGGGCGAGCGCGAACAAGTACAGCCTCCTCGGCGGCATGCGCGTGGCCGCGCAGCTGCTGTCCTACGAGCTGCCGATGGTCCTCGCCGCCTCCTCCGTCGCGATGGCCGCGGGCACGCTGAACCTGACGAAGATCGTCGACCACTGGGAGTGGTGGTGGCTGCCGTGGCAGGCCATCGGCGCGGTGGTGTTCTTCATCGCGGGCCTGGCCGAGCTGCGCCGTCCGCCGTTCGACATGCCGGTGGCCGACTCTGAGATCATCTTCGGCCCGTACACCGAGTACACCGGTCTGCGCTTCGCGTTCTTCCTGCTCGCGGAGTACGCCGGGATCGTGGTGCTGTCGGCGCTGACGACGGTGCTGTTCCTGGGAGGCTGGAAGGGCCCGGGGTTCGACACCGAGCTCGGGTGGCTGTGGACCCTCATCAAGGTGATGCTTCTGGCGTTCGTGGTCATCTGGCTGCGCGTGAGCTACCCGCGCATGCGTGAGGACCAGCTGCAGAAGCTCGCCTGGGCCGGCCTGGTGCCGCTCGCCCTCGCCCAGCTCGTGCTGACGGGCGTCATCAAGGTCGCCACGTCCTAG
- a CDS encoding response regulator: protein MRIVIADDAAILREGLAHLLTARGHEVVAAVGDPQALRAAVAEHRPDVAVVDIRMPPTHTDEGLRTAIELRRDHPDVGILLFSQYVETRYATDLLAGSPAGVGYLLKERVGDIDDFVDALHRVASGGTALDPEVVGHLLNAGRRGVSALTPRERDVLGLMAEGRTNAAIAKTLVVSDRAVEKHIANIFLKLDLPPSGDDHRRVLAVLRYLGT, encoded by the coding sequence ATGCGCATTGTGATCGCCGACGACGCCGCCATCCTGCGCGAGGGCCTGGCCCATCTGCTGACGGCGCGAGGACACGAGGTCGTCGCGGCCGTCGGCGACCCTCAGGCACTACGAGCGGCGGTGGCCGAACACCGACCGGACGTCGCGGTGGTCGACATCCGGATGCCGCCCACGCACACCGACGAGGGCCTGCGCACCGCCATCGAGCTGCGCCGCGACCACCCGGACGTGGGCATCCTGCTGTTCTCCCAGTACGTCGAGACGCGGTACGCCACCGACCTGCTGGCCGGGTCGCCGGCCGGGGTCGGCTACCTGCTGAAGGAGAGGGTCGGCGACATCGACGACTTCGTGGACGCCCTCCACCGCGTGGCGTCCGGCGGCACCGCACTGGACCCCGAGGTGGTCGGCCACCTGCTGAACGCGGGCCGCCGCGGGGTGAGCGCGCTGACCCCGCGCGAACGCGACGTGCTCGGCCTGATGGCCGAGGGCCGTACGAACGCGGCCATCGCCAAGACCCTCGTCGTGTCCGACCGCGCGGTGGAGAAGCACATCGCCAACATCTTCCTCAAGCTCGACCTGCCACCGTCGGGCGACGACCACCGCCGGGTGCTGGCGGTCCTGCGCTACCTGGGCACCTAG
- a CDS encoding sensor histidine kinase → MSLGVVLRAPVSRRVWTEILYLLVSAPLAAFGFAYTLATVVLGAGLAVTAAGIPLLAFGLYVAREIAGLHRGLAGRLLGEHIEPPAPVRTAPGLARVQIRLSDAAAWRAMAYFLVKLPITVIHLYILALTWAWSLVAITYPIQHAAGVNMDTVRDAHGAVRHGLVVGGVVFDTWPRQLAVCATGVLLLFVAPWATHVALMPDRMLMRWLLGRRGLAERVRDLEETRARAVDDAAATLRRIERDLHDGAQVRLIALTMQLTMVRDAVPDGAVRTLVDTAQATAREAIQELRELVRGIHPPALDHGLDTALTTLAARSGVPVEANVELGARPTAAIESIAYFCAAELLANVARHSGATRAWLSLTQAEGRLRLQVRDDGHGVAAPAGGSGLSGLLDRVRTVDGRLGIVSPPGGPTVVTVELPSHA, encoded by the coding sequence ATGAGCCTCGGCGTGGTCCTGCGGGCGCCGGTGAGCCGCCGCGTGTGGACCGAGATCCTCTATCTCCTGGTGAGTGCGCCGCTGGCCGCCTTCGGGTTCGCGTACACGCTGGCCACCGTCGTGCTGGGCGCCGGCCTTGCGGTCACCGCGGCCGGGATCCCCCTGCTGGCGTTCGGCCTGTACGTGGCTCGGGAGATCGCCGGCCTCCACCGCGGGCTGGCCGGCCGGCTCCTCGGCGAGCACATCGAGCCCCCGGCACCGGTGCGCACCGCCCCGGGGCTGGCCCGGGTGCAGATACGGCTCAGTGACGCCGCCGCGTGGCGCGCGATGGCCTACTTCCTGGTGAAGCTCCCCATCACCGTCATCCACCTGTACATCCTCGCCCTCACCTGGGCATGGAGCCTGGTCGCCATCACCTATCCGATCCAGCACGCGGCCGGCGTGAACATGGACACCGTCCGCGACGCCCACGGGGCGGTCCGGCACGGCCTCGTCGTCGGGGGGGTCGTCTTCGACACCTGGCCCCGCCAGCTGGCCGTCTGCGCCACCGGTGTGCTGCTGCTGTTCGTGGCCCCCTGGGCCACGCACGTGGCCCTGATGCCCGACCGCATGCTCATGCGGTGGCTGCTCGGCCGGCGCGGGCTCGCCGAGCGGGTGCGTGACCTGGAGGAGACGCGTGCGCGGGCGGTCGACGACGCGGCGGCGACGCTGCGCCGCATCGAACGCGACCTGCACGACGGTGCGCAGGTACGGCTGATCGCGCTGACGATGCAGCTCACGATGGTGCGCGACGCGGTCCCCGACGGCGCCGTCCGCACCCTGGTCGACACCGCACAGGCGACCGCCAGGGAGGCCATCCAGGAGCTGCGCGAACTCGTACGCGGCATCCATCCGCCCGCGCTCGACCACGGGCTCGACACCGCGCTGACCACGCTCGCCGCGCGCAGCGGCGTACCGGTCGAGGCCAACGTCGAGCTCGGGGCCCGGCCCACCGCGGCGATCGAGTCGATCGCCTACTTCTGTGCCGCCGAACTGCTCGCGAACGTCGCCCGGCACAGCGGCGCCACCCGCGCCTGGCTCTCGCTCACCCAGGCCGAGGGGCGGCTGCGACTCCAGGTACGCGACGACGGTCACGGAGTCGCCGCGCCCGCTGGAGGCTCGGGGCTGTCCGGGCTGCTCGACCGGGTCCGTACGGTCGACGGGCGGCTCGGCATCGTCAGCCCGCCCGGTGGTCCTACGGTGGTCACCGTCGAACTCCCCTCCCATGCCTGA
- a CDS encoding ComEA family DNA-binding protein, producing MPLLSVGFGAPASFLYAGVRRRSVALGGAAVGYGAAVTFEFAAFLAGGGAAALGLLVMALTWTISAAHALAARPRVYPPDNVRDRMNRRVVEMARQRRGLREAARKIVLDDPGLARELRIGRPDLLPRPFDDGGLIDVNHVPPEVLSRLPGLTYAMVDRIMGLRTEQGGFVSAEEMALHADLPPSIVSEIAEYALFVR from the coding sequence GTGCCTCTGCTCTCCGTCGGTTTCGGCGCGCCGGCCTCCTTCCTGTACGCCGGGGTGCGCCGGCGTTCGGTGGCGCTCGGAGGGGCGGCGGTCGGCTACGGCGCGGCGGTGACCTTCGAGTTCGCGGCGTTCCTCGCGGGCGGCGGCGCGGCGGCGCTCGGACTGCTCGTCATGGCCCTCACCTGGACCATCAGCGCCGCACACGCACTCGCCGCACGGCCGCGGGTGTACCCACCGGACAACGTGCGCGACCGGATGAACCGCCGGGTCGTCGAGATGGCCCGCCAGCGCCGCGGTCTCCGCGAGGCCGCCCGCAAGATCGTCCTCGATGACCCGGGCCTGGCCCGTGAGCTGCGCATCGGACGCCCCGACCTGCTTCCGCGCCCGTTCGACGACGGCGGCCTGATCGACGTCAACCACGTGCCGCCGGAGGTGCTGAGCCGGCTGCCCGGACTCACGTACGCGATGGTCGACCGGATCATGGGGCTACGTACCGAGCAGGGCGGGTTCGTGTCTGCCGAGGAGATGGCCTTGCACGCCGACCTGCCGCCGTCCATCGTCTCCGAGATAGCCGAGTACGCCCTGTTCGTCCGGTGA
- a CDS encoding cupin domain-containing protein, with protein sequence MSYPEARYDGQTGEISALYRPADAAPELVNSAGGSASYLATGASTNGQFGLYRWNMAASPNGPKAHFHKTISESFFVLSGTVRLFNGERWVDARPGDFLYVPEGGIHAFRNESGEPASMLILFAPGAPREPYFETLVEVGLTGRTLTPEEWEEFYLRHDTYWT encoded by the coding sequence ATGTCCTACCCCGAGGCCCGTTATGACGGACAGACGGGCGAGATCAGCGCGCTGTACCGGCCGGCCGACGCCGCGCCGGAGCTGGTGAACAGCGCGGGCGGGTCCGCGAGCTACCTGGCCACGGGAGCGTCCACGAACGGCCAGTTCGGCCTGTACCGCTGGAACATGGCGGCCTCGCCGAACGGCCCGAAGGCACATTTCCACAAGACGATCTCCGAGTCGTTCTTCGTCCTGTCGGGGACCGTGCGGCTGTTCAACGGGGAGCGGTGGGTCGACGCGAGGCCGGGCGACTTCCTGTACGTGCCCGAGGGCGGCATCCACGCGTTCCGCAACGAGTCCGGCGAGCCCGCGTCGATGCTGATCCTCTTCGCCCCCGGCGCCCCGCGCGAGCCGTACTTCGAAACGCTCGTCGAGGTCGGCCTCACGGGCCGCACGCTCACCCCGGAGGAATGGGAGGAGTTCTACCTCCGCCACGACACCTACTGGACCTGA
- a CDS encoding NuoI/complex I 23 kDa subunit family protein — MARIPGSGLAKGLAVTLRTMTRRSITRQYPEVQPDLPPRSRGVIALFEENCTVCMLCARECPDWCIYIDSHKETLPAPEGGKPRVRNVLDRFAIDFALCMYCGICIEACPFDALFWSPEFEYAEYDIAELTHERDRLREWMWTVPPPPANDPAAEPPKELPKELPKASEGELKAR, encoded by the coding sequence GTGGCACGCATTCCGGGATCCGGCCTGGCAAAGGGCCTCGCGGTCACGCTGCGCACGATGACACGCCGGTCCATCACGCGGCAGTACCCCGAGGTTCAGCCCGACCTGCCACCGCGCAGTCGCGGGGTCATCGCGCTGTTCGAGGAGAACTGCACCGTCTGCATGCTGTGCGCGCGTGAATGCCCGGACTGGTGCATCTACATCGACTCCCACAAGGAGACGCTGCCGGCGCCCGAGGGCGGCAAGCCGCGGGTTCGCAACGTGCTCGACCGCTTCGCGATCGACTTCGCGCTCTGCATGTACTGCGGCATCTGCATCGAGGCGTGCCCGTTCGACGCCCTGTTCTGGTCGCCGGAGTTCGAGTACGCCGAGTACGACATCGCCGAGCTGACCCACGAACGCGACCGGCTGCGCGAGTGGATGTGGACGGTGCCCCCGCCGCCCGCCAACGACCCGGCCGCCGAGCCGCCGAAAGAACTCCCCAAAGAGCTTCCCAAGGCCAGTGAAGGCGAGCTGAAGGCCAGGTGA
- a CDS encoding NADH-quinone oxidoreductase subunit J family protein, with protein MSAADIVMVALGVVAVGSGVMVVSTRQLVHAALWLVVSFGALAASYVVLAAEFVAWVQVLIYVGAIVVLLLFGIMLTRAPIGRSDDLDSGNRIVALVVAVATAAVLVTTLVRGFRDAYFPLKARVGSGSSATVGASLFRYWVLPFEALSVLLLAALIGAIVLSRSDIGPERPADDEDAERPKRPRPRPGVALARRRPRNADDEDTIVLSRIDEDVV; from the coding sequence GTGAGCGCCGCCGACATCGTCATGGTGGCGCTCGGCGTGGTCGCCGTGGGCTCGGGCGTCATGGTCGTCAGCACCCGGCAACTGGTGCACGCGGCCCTCTGGCTGGTCGTCTCCTTCGGCGCGCTCGCCGCCTCATACGTCGTGCTGGCCGCCGAGTTCGTCGCCTGGGTGCAGGTGCTGATCTACGTCGGGGCGATCGTGGTGCTCCTGCTCTTCGGGATCATGCTGACCCGCGCGCCGATCGGGCGGTCGGACGACCTGGACTCCGGCAACCGGATCGTCGCCCTCGTCGTGGCCGTGGCCACCGCCGCGGTGCTCGTGACCACTCTCGTACGCGGCTTCCGCGACGCGTACTTCCCGCTCAAGGCACGGGTCGGCAGCGGCTCGTCCGCCACGGTCGGCGCGAGCCTGTTCCGCTACTGGGTGCTCCCGTTCGAGGCGCTGTCGGTGCTGCTGCTGGCCGCACTGATCGGCGCGATCGTGCTCTCGCGCTCCGACATCGGGCCGGAGCGGCCCGCGGACGACGAGGACGCGGAGCGGCCCAAGCGCCCGCGGCCCCGGCCCGGCGTGGCGCTGGCCCGCCGCCGTCCCCGCAACGCCGACGACGAGGACACCATCGTGCTGTCACGGATCGATGAGGACGTGGTCTGA
- the nuoK gene encoding NADH-quinone oxidoreductase subunit NuoK, with protein MHLVYPVVISALLFSVGVYGVLARRNAILVLMSVELMLNAVNLNLIVFDMRWADRLHGGQVLTLFVIVLAAAEVGLGLALVLLIYRNRQTVDVDRLRTLREYDAEEGVRQ; from the coding sequence ATGCACCTCGTCTATCCGGTGGTCATCTCGGCGCTGCTGTTCTCCGTGGGCGTGTACGGCGTACTCGCCCGGCGCAACGCGATCCTCGTCCTCATGTCCGTCGAGCTGATGCTCAACGCGGTCAACCTGAACCTCATCGTGTTCGACATGCGGTGGGCCGACCGGCTCCACGGCGGACAGGTGCTCACGCTGTTCGTCATCGTGCTGGCCGCCGCCGAGGTCGGGCTCGGCCTGGCCCTCGTGCTCCTGATCTACCGCAACCGCCAGACCGTCGACGTAGACCGGCTTCGCACCCTCCGCGAGTACGACGCCGAAGAAGGAGTGCGCCAGTGA
- a CDS encoding NADH-quinone oxidoreductase subunit L → MIVLAAVAVLLPFAAALIGMIFGPTLSHLLTPLARHFRHTDTSAGRARGLARRLPANGPALVAVLPIAASTVLTAVIAAVQWQQPSVRTGTLTLVQTGGVPFGIGLDVDGLSAVVALLVCCVALAVQIYSVAYMRDDPRYSSYAAFVSLFTAAMLLVVLSGDLLALYVGWEVMGVCSYFLIGHYWHDRATSRAAVKAFLVTRLGDVGFLFGIFVLGMAAHSFNIRAVLAHVPAMPHDTLVAGTLLLLCGVAGKSAQFPLHTWLPDAMAGPTPVSALIHAATMVAAGVYVVARVYPAFLYAPVSLAVLGVIAAISMLGAALAALAQDDLKRVLAYSTISQLAYMAGGLAVGTRDGAVFHLLAHGAFKALLFLGAGCVIVAVGSNMLDAMGGLRIAMPVTFWSMTVGFAALAGLPPASGFFSKDTILAQAWDTARPHHFSQPVYAPGVVPQELPAIPAWTGWLVLIAGLLTAAVTAAYATRTWLVTFFGERRSPSDARDAPALMRWPVAVLAVPALVLGFLGLGSDKLRPEIGMAVVSLLFVLAGGGAVFLVWNRDPALDPVRLLGPARPLLRDGFRVDAVYSALIVRPVVALAEMVVHTDDHAVDAAVEGTGRGARRLGGLLRATENGNPQTYISGVLAGVVIIVLAVVVLT, encoded by the coding sequence GTGATCGTCCTGGCGGCAGTCGCGGTCCTGCTCCCGTTCGCCGCCGCGCTCATCGGCATGATCTTCGGGCCGACGCTCTCGCATCTGCTGACGCCGCTCGCCCGCCACTTCCGGCACACGGACACGTCGGCGGGACGCGCGCGCGGGCTGGCCCGGCGCCTGCCGGCCAACGGCCCGGCCCTGGTCGCGGTGCTGCCGATCGCGGCCTCCACCGTGCTCACCGCCGTGATCGCCGCGGTCCAGTGGCAGCAGCCGTCCGTGCGCACCGGCACCCTCACGCTCGTCCAGACCGGCGGGGTGCCGTTCGGCATCGGGCTCGACGTCGACGGGCTGTCGGCGGTCGTGGCCCTGCTGGTCTGCTGCGTCGCGCTCGCCGTGCAGATCTACTCGGTCGCCTACATGCGCGACGACCCGCGCTACTCCTCCTACGCGGCGTTCGTCTCGCTGTTCACCGCGGCGATGCTGCTCGTCGTGCTGTCGGGCGACCTGCTGGCGCTGTACGTCGGCTGGGAGGTCATGGGCGTCTGCTCCTACTTCCTGATCGGCCACTACTGGCACGACCGTGCGACCTCGCGCGCGGCCGTCAAGGCGTTCCTGGTGACGCGTCTCGGTGACGTCGGTTTCCTGTTCGGCATCTTCGTGCTCGGCATGGCCGCGCACTCCTTCAACATCCGCGCCGTCCTCGCGCACGTGCCGGCGATGCCGCACGACACACTGGTCGCGGGCACACTGCTGCTGCTCTGCGGCGTGGCGGGCAAGAGCGCGCAGTTCCCGCTGCACACCTGGCTGCCCGACGCGATGGCCGGCCCCACCCCGGTCAGCGCGCTGATCCACGCGGCGACGATGGTCGCGGCCGGCGTCTATGTCGTCGCCCGCGTCTACCCGGCGTTCCTGTACGCCCCGGTATCGCTCGCGGTCCTCGGCGTCATCGCCGCGATCTCGATGCTCGGCGCCGCGCTCGCCGCGCTGGCCCAGGACGACCTGAAACGGGTGCTCGCCTACTCCACGATCAGCCAGCTCGCGTACATGGCGGGCGGCCTGGCGGTCGGCACGCGCGACGGCGCGGTGTTCCACCTGCTCGCGCACGGGGCGTTCAAGGCACTGCTGTTCCTGGGCGCCGGCTGCGTCATCGTCGCGGTCGGCTCGAACATGCTCGATGCGATGGGCGGCCTGCGGATCGCCATGCCCGTGACGTTCTGGTCGATGACGGTCGGCTTCGCGGCACTGGCCGGTCTCCCGCCGGCCAGCGGATTCTTCAGCAAGGACACGATCCTGGCCCAGGCATGGGACACAGCGAGACCGCACCACTTCAGCCAGCCCGTGTACGCCCCGGGCGTCGTCCCCCAGGAGCTTCCGGCCATCCCGGCCTGGACCGGCTGGCTGGTGCTCATCGCCGGGCTGCTCACCGCGGCGGTCACCGCCGCGTACGCGACCCGCACCTGGCTGGTGACCTTCTTCGGGGAGCGGCGGTCACCGTCCGACGCGCGTGACGCGCCCGCGCTGATGCGCTGGCCCGTCGCCGTGCTCGCGGTCCCCGCACTGGTCCTCGGCTTCCTCGGACTCGGCAGCGACAAGCTACGGCCCGAGATCGGCATGGCGGTCGTCTCGCTGCTGTTCGTGCTGGCCGGCGGCGGCGCGGTCTTCCTGGTCTGGAACCGCGACCCGGCGCTGGACCCGGTCCGGCTGCTGGGCCCGGCACGGCCGCTGCTGCGCGATGGCTTCCGCGTCGACGCCGTGTACTCCGCGCTGATCGTACGGCCGGTGGTCGCGCTCGCCGAGATGGTCGTGCACACCGACGACCACGCGGTGGACGCCGCCGTCGAAGGCACCGGCAGAGGCGCGCGGCGGCTCGGCGGCCTGCTGCGCGCGACCGAGAACGGCAACCCCCAGACGTACATCTCCGGGGTTCTGGCGGGAGTGGTGATCATCGTTCTCGCGGTGGTGGTGCTCACATGA